The segment CTGGCTCAGGGCGAGAACCCATTCATTGGTTCCTGGGATATCGACCTGTCGGCGTCCGATTTTGGCAGCGCTACACCCCCCCTGAACATGTCACGCTCGTACACGGATCTTGGTAACGGCAGCTACGCGTACCAGGTGGCCAGGGTGGCACTGGATGGGACTTTGAGTCTCACGTCAGCGATTTACACCTACAGTGGGGAAGAATATCCCATCGTAAGCTTTGATGAGCTGCCGGCACCCGCCATGATTTCCTACCGCAAGATCAATGAAACCACCGTGGAATACACCGTGCGTGTGGGTGGGGAGGTGTCCCAGATCGGGGCAAAGTTTATTTCCCCTAATTATCAGCAGCTTACAATTTCGATCCAGTACCCGGATTCGGATCAGGAGAACCAGATACTGGTCTTCAACCGACGGCGCTAGGACGCTGCAGGACAACGCTTCGGGCCGGAAAACCCGGCCGGGGCGTCAACTGTTACACAATTTGTAACACTTTGGGGCGTTAAAAATTGACATAGATCAGTAAAACCTGGCCCCCTCCGCGCAAAATGCTTACTAAGGCGTTCCCGAAGCGCCAGGCGCACTGGCAGTCTGACTCAGAAAGCAGTACGAAAGGAGGCCGGTGTTCTGAAGCTCGAAGAGATTGTTTCGAGTGCTTCGAAAGGATGCACAAACCTGGATACAGACAGTTGTAAGGCTGTAAAACTGAAAATGAAAAAGAGAGCCGGTTGGCGATCTTATTGATGGCACGGTTACAGTGCCATTTATACATTGGAGAGGAGTTGATTATGAAAACAACTAGATTATTAGGGCTGGTCTCTGCGATGGCTTTGCCTGCGCTTGCCGGAGCACAGGAAGCGCCTACCTACGCACGCGAAGTTTCCCGGATCATGCAGGAAAACTGCCAGGGCTGTCACCAGCCGGGACAGATAGGTCCCATGTCGTTTACCAGTTACGAAGAAATCCGCCCCTGGGCCCCGCTTATCAAGATGCGTGTGGAGCAGCGGGAAATGCCTCCTTACCAGTATGATTCCGACACCGGTGTTCAACACCTGAAAGATGACTGGCGGTTGGCGCAGGAAGACATCGATACCATCGCTGCCTGGGTAGATGCCGGTGCACCGCTGGGTAACCCGGAAGATCTGCCACCCGCCAGGCAGTATCCGGCTGTTGGCGAATGGCGACTGGCGGCCGAACTGGGCCAGCCTGACCACACCATCAAGTCCTCCCCCTGGGATGTTCCGGCCAATGGCCAGGACCTGTGGTGGGAGCCGGAAGTAGACTCCGGTCTGACCGAGAGCCGCTGCATCAAGGCGGTTGAAACTCTGCCATCGGCTGCCGCTCATGGTTCAACACACCATGCCAACTCCCATTTCCTGGTACTGGATGAAGAAGGTAACTGGGTAAGAGGTGACCGCCTGTCCGAATTTGCCTTCGGCAAACTGGGTGAGAAAGTGCCTGAAGGCGCCTGCCGCAGGGTTCCGGCCAACTCCAAAGTAGGCTGGAGCATTCACTACTACCCCGATGGCAAGGCTGTGCCCAACGATCAGGTCACGGTAGGCATCTGGTATTACGACGAAGAAGACAACTTTAATGAGGGAGACTCTTACCGGCAGGATCTGCGTTCTTACAACCTGAGCGGCGGTGGTGACTACCTGATTCCTCCTCACGGTACGCTGATGACTCAGGGTTTCCATTCCTTCGATCATCCAGTACGCATCGACAGCTGGCAGCCGCACCTGCATCTCCGCGGTGTCGCCATGTCCATAGAGATGTTTGATCCCAACAGTGGACGTCGCGAAATGATCAGCCAGGTCTCCAACTGGAACGCGGGCTGGAACCACAGTCATACTTATGAAGAAGGCTACCAGCCGCTGATTCCAGCAGGTGCCACACTCATCCTGACTGCCTGGTACGACAATACCGCCAACAATCCGCGTAACCCGGATCCGGACCAGTGGGTTGGCGCAGGCCAAAGGACTACTGACGAAATGTCTCATGCCTGGATTGCCGTGACCCATCTGGACGAAGCGGGTTATGAAAAGATGCTGGAAGAGCGTGATGAAAGGGATCGTGCCGCCATGACAGGAGAGAGTGGCGAATGATAAAAGCCAAGCAACTCGCTAAGGGAGCGCTCGCTGGAGCGCTCCTGGCCCTGACTGCAGCACCTCTGTACGCCCAGTTACCGGAACACCTGCGCGATTATCCGCTGGCCACCCGGGGTGGCAGCGGTGAATCGGTAGCACCCATGTTCAACGGCTGGATTGCCAACGAAGACGGCTCCGTGCAGATGATCTTCGGGTTTGCAAACCTGAACCGTGATAACGAAATAGACGTTCCGTTAGGACCGGACAACTACCTGGAGCCAGCCCAGTTTGACGGCGGGCAGCCTACCCACTTTCCGGTCTACCGGCGAGGTGGTTTTGTCGGCATCCAGGAGCGTGGCGCCTTTGCCATCACGGTACCGGCGGAAATGGCCGGCACCGAGGTGGTGTGGACTCTGACCTCCGGCGGCAAGACCTATTCTGTCCCTGGTCGCGCCACGTCGACCGCCTATGAAATGAGTCACGGCGAACGAGCGTTGGGTTCCCTTAAGCCGGTTATCCGGTTTAATCCCAATGGGCCGGAAGCGGGTGATGTACAAGGCATCTATGCGTCCAGGATAACTACCAAAGTTGGTGAGCCTGTGACCCTGACTGCCTATGTGCAGGATCGCGGCAACCGGACGGACTACCCTGAAAACGAAATGCTCCTCTACCCACTGGGTACCGAGTGGCTTCTGCACCAGGGACCGGCAGTGCCCGAGTTTGACCAGGCGAGAGTTTCCGGTCGGGAACGGGCCGCCGAGGGTGGCGAAAGCGCCCAGAGCAGCAGCAACGGCTGGGACGAAGTGACCACCCAGGCTACCTTCTCTGAGCCGGGTGAATACGTCGTTCGACTGCGGGTGGACAACTTCACTGCGCCGGACAGCAAGTTCGACAATGTGTGCTGCTGGTCGAATGGGTATGTGCCGGTTACTGTAACCGAGTAAGTCTGAAGGAAGATCGGATCGGCTCTTTTTATGGATTTAAAGAGCCTTTCTTCTCCAATGTAAAATGCCCCGGGCAGTTGCTGTCCGGGGTTTTTTTTGCGCTTTAATCTACGCTCGAATGGGGCGTCGAGTCACAGGGTGACTAGAGCAGGCAACTGGGGCCGTTAGTTTCCCGTCTCTTCCTCTGTGGCTTCGAAAAGCTGCGCTGAGGCAATCCTTCAGTCTTACCATGCTACTGAAGCAACAAATGTAACGAAATGAGATGATCAGAGTTCCTTTCAAAGCCTATTTTAAGAGTATTACAGCCGATAGAGTCCTGTCGCCAGTGCGTGATCTGATAGTCGCTCAGCTGGACGAGCAGGTCAGAATTCTGGAAGTTGGTTGTGGTACGGGCGATTTATTATTCCGGGCATCCCACAGAATTGAATATGGTTTCGGAGTCGACCTCGACCATCGCATGATTGCGTTTGCTGCTGCGAGAATGCAGAAAGAAAAGCACCCGAATCTCAGGTTTGAAAATCAGGACATTACTGCCTTGACCGATTCGTTGGGACAGAATTTTGATGTTGCCACGAGTACGCTGTGCCTGCATGAGATGCGGGAGCAGGATGCCATCACCACCTTGAAGTTACTCACCCGTGTTGCATCGAAATTGATTATCGCGGATTACGGTGCTCCTAAAACCCAATGGGGCAAAGCATCAATAGAGCTGGACGAATTGATCTCCGGTCATTATCGCAGGTTTGCGCATTATCGGAGTGCTGGTGGAATGCCCAATCTGGCCAGGCTGGCCGGATTACATCTTCATGCCGAGATAGAAACGCCAATCGACGGTATTTATATCTGGATATTGAACGGTACTGAGGACAGAGAACTGACGGAGCCGGAGTGAGTGCCGGGGCTTTGATTGCCCATGTCTCGTCGCGGTGCAGGAACGCCCGATGAAGGTCCTGACCAGGTGGTCACTCGTC is part of the Gammaproteobacteria bacterium genome and harbors:
- a CDS encoding class I SAM-dependent methyltransferase; this translates as MRDLIVAQLDEQVRILEVGCGTGDLLFRASHRIEYGFGVDLDHRMIAFAAARMQKEKHPNLRFENQDITALTDSLGQNFDVATSTLCLHEMREQDAITTLKLLTRVASKLIIADYGAPKTQWGKASIELDELISGHYRRFAHYRSAGGMPNLARLAGLHLHAEIETPIDGIYIWILNGTEDRELTEPE